The genomic region TCATTAGAAGGAAAGGATTATGAGCATTTATTGTTCTCATATCACGGTGTTCCTAAAAGACATATCAGAAAAAGCGACATTACAAAAAGCCATTGTAAAATGGATGGTAAATGTTGTTCAACTCCTTCACCAGCTCATCAATATTGTTATAGCCATCAATGTAAAGAAGTCACTCGATTAGTAGGTGAGTATCTAGGAATGGAGGATGGAACATATTCTACTAGTTTTCAATCGAGGTTAGGTTTTGATCCATGGTTAACACCTTATACAGACCGAACTATTGAAAAAATGGGTCTGGGCGGAACTAAAAAAATGGCTATTGTAACTCCAGCTTTTGTAAGTGATTGTCTTGAAACATTAGAAGAAATTGCTATGGAAGGTGAGGAGATTTTTCACGAGGTAAATGGAGAACAATTTCACGTTATCCCATGTTTGAACACGAGAGAAGATTGGGTTAAAGTTTTATCGCGATGGATTGATGAATGGGCGATGAGTGAAGCGATTGTGTAGGTATTTAATCTCGCTTTCGCGAAAGCGTGTCTTACATATTAATTGAAAAATTATTAAAAAAAGACCTTTAAAAATAAAGGTCTTTTTTTTGCCATACATTTACCCAATATGAATTCTAATCAACCTACAAAATCTCAAATATTAGGGACAGATTCTATACCAGCATTACTTATCCGTCAAGCTTTACCAGCTTCAATAGGTATTCTAGTGATGTCGTTAAACATATTAGTAGATACCATATTTGTAGGTAACTGGATAGGTTCTATCGCAATTGCTGCTATAAATGTGGTCTTGCCTGTTTCCTTTTTTATAGCAGCATTAGGAATGGCTATAGGTATAGGTGGTTCAAGTATTATATCTAGAGCTTTAGGGGCAAATAATTATGAGAAAGCGCGCAAGGTATTTGGCAATCAGATAGCGATTACTCAAGTTATTACTATTCTTTGTGTTGTGTTTGGGTTATGGTTTATGGATTCTTTAGTGTTTTCTTTTGGAGGTAAAGGAGCGATTTTTGAGCCAGCAAAAATTTACTATCGCATTGTACTATACGGCGTTCCTGTTTTAGCCTTGTGCATGATGGGTAATACGGTTATACGTGCCGAAGGTGCTCCTACACATGCAATGATTGCTATGTTGATACCTTCAGTGGGTAATTTACTATTAGATTATATACTTATCAATCAACTGGGTATGGGAATGGAAGGTGCTGCATGGGCAACGACGATAAGTTATGGGTTGTGCTTTGCTTATGTTGCATGGTTCTTTATTTCAGGTAAAAGTGAATTAGTAGGTAAATTAAAAGACCTTTTACCAGACTGGTATATATTAAAAGAAATAGGTGGACTGGGCTTTGTGACTTTGTCTAGACAAGCCATGAGTAGTGTTCTATATCTTATTTTAAATAATGTATTGTTTGAATTAGGTGGAGAAGAGAGTGTTTCAGTATTTGGGATCATTGGCAGGATGATGATGTTTGCATTGTTTCCTGTAATGGGTATAACACAAGGTTTCTTACCTATTGCAGGTTATAATTATGGAGCTCAAAAATGGGAACGTGTTCGAGAAGTGATTTTTACATCTATTAAATTTGCTTGTGGTTTAGGAGTACTCATATTTTTAGGTCTTTTCTTCTTTACGCGTGAAATCGCTGGTATTTTTACAGACAATACTGTGGTCATTGAGGAAACCTCGTTTGCACTGAAATTAGTGTTTATAGCGGTACCTATAATTTCTATTCAACTTATAGGAGCAGCATATTATCAGGCAATAGGGAAAGTGATTCCTGCATTACTACTTACACTGTTGCGCATGGGCTTTATTTTAATTCCGTTGATTTTAATTTTGCCTAATATCTATGGAGAATTAGGAGTTTGGATTAGTTTTCCAATTGCAGATATTCTATCCACTATTATCACAGCATGGTATTTATGGGTTGCAATGAAAAAGCTTAAGAACTCATAAAGTTGCAGATTGTTAGTTATTTACGCTTTTGGTCGATGAATTGTGAATAATTATATTAATTGATGTTAAAAACTACATATTGTCAATTATTCTTACTTTTTTTGCTCAAAATAATTTCCCTATGTTAAGAGCCTTATTTTGCCTACTAATGACTTCTGCCTTAAGCTTTGCACAAGTCGGAATTCAAACTAATGATCCACAGGCAGCTTTAGATATTGCTTCTTCAGATGCTGGTCTACTAGTGCCTAGAGTTGAATTAATAGATACCACGGATATTACAACAGTTACAAATCCAGATGGTAGTTCTTTAGTAAAATCTACTTTAGTTTATAACACGATAACTAGAAATGATGTGCTGCCGGCATTTTATTATTGGAATGGTGTCAACAAATGGTTAAGATTATTAGTAGCAGATGATAATGAGGATATCTGGAAAGCAAATCCAGCAAATGGACGTGTAGAAATAGATAAATTAAGTGATGGTGTCACCGACCGTCCTAATAATAATGTATACATCACAGATGAAAGCCAATTGATTATTGATCAGGTAACGACAAATAACGATAATGGTGGTTCTCGTAAAATACAAGTGTATAACGGTGATATAGCAAATTACTCAAATATTGATAATGGTGCTGCCTTTGGATACTTAGGGCATAAGTCTCGTGGTAGCATAAGCACGCCTACAACGGTACAGCCAAGTGATGCAGTAACAGCTTATTATTCATTGCCGCATAATGGTACAGGTTATGTTTTATCATCTTACTTTTTACAAGGTGTAGATCCATCTTGGGATGGTGTAGATTCACGAATTCCTGGTTACTTTTCCTGGCATACTACATCTCCAGGTATAGAAGGTGAGAAAATGAGACTTACTTCAAATGGTTTATTAGGTGTTAATACTTCTTCTCCTTCAGAAGTATTAGAGGTTCATGGTAATGCAGGAAACAATTGGGATGGAGATTTTGACGTTTACAGTTATAGTACAAATATTTCGTCATTTCATGTACGTAGTGCAAGTGGTAGCCGCTATGCACCTGGTAGTATGAATGGAAAGTCAAATGCAAATATCTATAACATGGAAGCCCAAGGCTATAATGGTAGTAATTATATAACCGCTAGTGCAATAAGATTAGGAGTTACCGCAACAGCAAATGTAACTGCTAGTGCCATGCCAGGAAGAATGGACTTTTTAACTACTGAAAGAGGTACCAATTCTTTGCGTAATAGAATGACCATTGATGATAATGGTAACATAGGGATCAACACGACAGCTGCTCTTACAGAAAAATTAGAGGTGAATGGTACCATTAAAGCTACGGATATAAACTTCACAGGATTACCTGTGTTTGCTAGTGATGCAGATGCTTCTGCAAATGCTTCCTTAGAAGTAGGATCTGTTTACATTGTAGGGAATACTTTGAAAATTAAAATGTAAAAGTTTTAATATTCGCTTTCGCGGAAGCGAAACGATTAAAGTTTCTTTAAACTTGTTTTTTGCTATGCGTGCATACAATATCTTTACTTTAAATAAAGATAGCAATGTATACTAAAGAATTTGACGTGCGCTGGAGTGATCTAGACGCAAATAGACATATGGCAAATAGTGCTTACCAAAACTTTATGAGTCATACACGTATGGCATTTCTAATAGATAATGATTTTGGACAGCGAGAAATGGCTCAGTATGAAACTGGACCTGTAATCTTCAATGAAAATATATTCTATTTTAAAGAAATTCATCAAGGGAAGCCTATCACTGTTAGTTGTGAAGTAACAGGTATGAGCGAGGATGGCAGTCTTTTCAGTTTTAGACACAACTTTTATGATTATAAAGGGCGTAATGTAGCGCGTGGTCTAATGACTGGTGCATGGATGAACTTGAGAGAGCGTAAAATCACCTCACTGCATCCAGAATTACATGAGAAGATTAAAAACTTTCCCATGGCAGCAGATTTTAAGGTACTCAGTAAATTAGATACAAGAGCACACGGAGAATTCCCTCAAGATCGATAATGCTATAGGACTCACAACAGTAGGTAAGTAATATTGAATTTAAAGCAGATGGTCGATTTTAAATAATTATTTTTTAAGTTAAATCCTTAGAGAACAATTATTTATTATCTTTAAGTATGAATTCAATTAGAGAATCTGTTTTCTATCCAGAGGTATTAAAGGAAATAAATATGCATTATGGCAATTTTTATTTCTTTGATGGTTTTATTGTCTCTGAGGTGTTCAAAAATGTAGTTTTTGGATGGGAAGAGGCTAAACCTATCATTAATGCAGCAACATCCTTTTATAATACAGATGGTAGCAAGTTGGTTTATATCTCAAATAGAATTAATAAATACTCTGTTAAACCAGTAGACTGGTTTCACTTTGCAAATTATTCTTTTAAATTGTTGGGGTATGGCGTAGTCAATTATACTGATCCAGGCTTAATAAATTCAAAGTTAGAATCCTTATTTGTTAAATCTAAGTTTAAGTCTTTCACAAATTTAATGGATGCCTTACAATGGGCTGCCGCATTAAAGAACACGATAAGAAGTTAACCGGCTTTTTTAGGTATACTGGTTATAAAAACTCCAGTAAAAATAAGTCCGCCTGCAATAAGTTTGTATAAAGTAATTTGATCCTTATCTAACCCTATTGCTATAAGTGTTGCGAGTAATGGTTGTAAATAAACAAAAACTGCAACGACACTAGGTTTAAGCGTTCTTATCGCTATAATATTAAGCATATAAGTGCCAAAAGTAGCAAAAAGTACTACATAGCCTATGTACCACAAAGTATCTGTATTTGCGGTGCCAAAGTCAAACGCTAGCCCTTCCATAATACCAAAAGGTGTAATAAATAACACGCCAAACAAGTACAACCACTTCATTAAGGTAAAAACATGATAGCGTGTGGTCAGTTTTTTTGCTAGAATGATGTAAAAAGAATATGAAACTGCGTTAATAAAAACCAAGAAATTACCTAATGCTGGATCTGTGGCATTTTCACTACTACCGTTATTTGATAAGAATATCAATAATGCCGCACCGCTAAAACCTATTAAAATTCCTAAAATACGACTTGCATACAATCGCTCTTTCAAAAAAATGGCGCTTAATACTAATACTATTATAGGAGTAGTTACCATAAGTACAGATGCACTTATAGGAGAGGTGAGAGATAAACCTTTCATAAAAGTCACCATGTTAAAACCTACTCCACAAAATGCTGCTAGAGCTAGTAATGGCAGTTCTTTTATAGGCACTTTTTCTTTAGGACCTACAAAGGTCGCAATTAACCAGAATATAGCGCACGTGACGAGAACCCTATACCAGGCAAGACCAAATGGTCCCACAAACTCTGGTGTAACTTCTTTTGCTGCCGTAAAATTATAAGCATAAAATAAAGCTACTAAAAAGCCACAAATGATGGCGACCGTTCTTTTGCTCATTATGAAATAGCTTCTTTAGCTGCGGCAATCACTTTTTTAGAATTACCAATAAATGCCTGATCAGTATAAATAAGAATAGGTCGTTTTATAAAAGTATAATGATCTAACAATAATTCTTTATAATCGTTTTCTGTGAGTTCTTTTTCATGCAAGCCGCGACCACGATAAAGCTGTGCACGTCTATTAAATAAAGCTTCATAAGAACCAGCTTGATCTTTTAAAAACTCTATTTGCTCCAGTGTGATCGGTTTCTCTTTTGTGTTCTGTAGCTCTACTGTTTCTGGTAGATTAAGTTCACTTTTAATACGTTGACAAGTGTTACAGCTGTCTAAATAGATAAATAGATTTTTCATATCACAAAATTACGATAGCTTTTTTGATAAGGAATATCTTTAGACTTATAATTAGCAGCTTTGTTTCGCTTTCGCGAAAGCGTATTCAAATAATCATCCATATTTTAAATAAACATGTGGATAAATATTTTAATTATCGCATCACAGGTTTATCTTTATTTAATGGAAAAGAAGCAATTGAATTTTAATACTAAGGCTATTCATGGTGGTCAAGAAAATATAGATCCAGCATATAACTCAGTAATGCCACCTATTTATCAAACCACCACATTTAAACAAAGCACACCACACGGGCATAAAGGCTTTGAATACTCACGTAGTGGTAATCCTACACGTGATGCTTTAGAAAAGTCTATGGCTAGTCTTGAGAATGGTGCTTATGGAATTGCATTCGGTTCTGGTCTAGCTGCTATTGATGCCGTACTTAAGTTGTTGAAGTCTGGTGATGAGGTGATTTCTACCAGCGATTTATATGGTGGTTCTTATCGCTTATTTACGCAGATTTTTCAAGATTTCGGTATTAAATTTCACTTTGTAGGAATGGAAAATGCGGGAAATATTGAGAACCTCATCAATGAGAATACAAAACTTATTTGGGTAGAAACGCCTACTAACCCTATGATGAATATTATTGATATAGAGGCAGTCTCAAAAATTTCTAAAAAGCATCAATTACTTCTAGCAGTAGATAATACGTTTGCTACTCCTTATTTGCAGCGACCTTTAGATTTAGGAGCAGATATTGTCATGCATAGTGCAACTAAATATTTAGGTGGTCATAGTGATGTCGTTATGGGCTCTTTAGTAGTTAAGGATGAAAATCTAGCTAACAGATTATACTTTATTCAAAATGCTAGTGGAGCAGTTCCAGGACCACAGGATTGTTTTTTAGTATTGAGAGGAATTAAGACGCTACATGTGCGCATGCAACGGCATTGTGAGAATGGTAAAGCTGTAGCTCATGCCTTAAGAAATAATGAATTAGTAGGTAAGGTATATTGGCCTGGTTTTGAAGACCACCCCAATCATGATATTGCGACTAGACAAATGAGTGATTACGGTGGTATGGTTTCATTTACTACAAAGGCAGGTACTCTCGAGAGCGCGGTTAGAGTAGTAGAAAATTTAAAAGTATTCACTCTAGGAGAATCTTTAGGTGGAGTAGAGTCTCTTGCAGGTCATCCAGCAAGTATGACCCATGCTAGTATACCTAAAATTGATCGTGAGAAAACGGGTGTGGTAGATTCATTAATCCGGTTAAGTATAGGTATTGAAGATGTTGATGACCTAATTGAAGATTTAAAACAAGCACTCGCTTCATCTTAAAAACCATTTATATAAAAAAAGGCAACCTAATGGCTGCCTTTTTTTATAAGTATTAAAACTATTACTTATAAATAATAAATATAGCCAACATTGAACCACCATATAAAATCAAAAGAGCGGTTGTTGACATTGCGAGGACTTAATCCATCTACATAATTGCTATCATAATAATGCCATGCGCTAGAAACTAAAAGGTCACTTAATTCACTTACCTTATATCTAAAACCTATATCACCTACTAATGCAAACGTACTACCTTGCGAGGTGTCTATACGATCGATAAATGTAGGATAAGTGGTCACTGGATTATTAAGTGGTCCTAAGGTAGAAGTAGCTTCTGGTCTAAAATTCACATAATGAGCTCCTATACCAAAATAAGGTGCAAACTTAGGTTGGCCTTCTTGAAAATCTCTAATACTTAAAGGAAACCATTCTAGGTGAGTTCCTATTTCAAAAACTTTTGCTTTACCAGTCATCGATCTTAATTGAAGACCAGCTAGACTAGGTCTGTCAGCGAGTTCACTTAAGTGCTCAAGACTGGTAACATGGTAAGCTAATTGATTTCTAATTTTAAAATGATCATTCCAGTATGTGTCTTGTGTATAACAATTACAATCTGCTCTATATGCAAAGTTAATATAATGCACTAGACCTATACCAGTTCCTACATTACCTTTATTAGTAGGCCAGTCATAACGCTCTCCATAATCTGATTGAAAAGCAACCGGTCCAGCAATTACACCTATTTCATGAGAGATACCTAACTGTGCATCTACCGTTTGTACAGTACAAATAACTGCTATTAAAAATCCAATAAAGCGTAGGGTCTTAATCATGATTATGGCATTGATAAAGCGACAAATATAATAAAATGTTAAGGATACTAATGATAGTATAACCTCTTTAAAACATGAAGTTTATATTAAACTCATTTTATATATAACGTAATATCAAAGCTACTATTCTTTAACTACTTAAATAAATGACAAAATTTATATCACTATTGTACATTAATATATATTTGCATTATCAACGAAAACGTTTTCTTTAAACGTAATTATTATTATAATAATGGAAAAAACATTGAAAGTTTTATCGATTTGATAAAAAGTAAGAACCCTAACGAGCCAGAATTCATTCAGGCAGTTAGTGAAGTGGCAGAAGCTGTAATACCTTTTATCGAGAACAATCCTCAATATGCTAGCGATAAATTGCTAGAGCGCATGGCAGAGCCAGAACGTGTAACTATGTTCCGTGTGCCATGGACAGATGATAATGGGGAAGTTCAAGTAAACCGCGGTTACCGTATACAAATGAACAGTGCCATAGGTCCTTACAAAGGTGGATTAAGATTTCACCCATCTGTAAATTTAAGTATACTTAAATTTCTTGCTTTTGAACAAGTGTTTAAAAACAGCTTAACAACACTGCCTATGGGTGGTGGTAAAGGTGGTGCTGACTTTAACCCTAAAGGTAAGTCTGATCGCGAGGTTATGCGTTTCTGTCAATCATTCATGGTTGAACTACAACGTGTTATCGGTGCAGATACGGATGTGCCTGCTGGTGATATAGGAGTAGGTGGCCGCGAGATAGGTTACTTATTTGGTTATTATAAAAAATTAAGAAATGAATTTACAGGTATTCTTACTGGTAAAGGACGTTCTTATGGAGGTTCTTTAATACGTCCAGAAGCAACAGGATACGGTAACGTATACTTTGCAGAAAATATGTTGAAGACCCGTGGAGAATCCATCAGTGGTAAAACAACAGTTATTTCAGGATCTGGAAATGTAGCACAGTATGCTGCAGAAAAGATTCTGCAACTAGGTGGTAAAGTAGTAACGATGTCAGATTCTGGTGGATACATTCACGATGCAGATGGTATTGATACAGATAAGCTAGCCTTTATTATGGATCTTAAAAATAATAAGCGTGGTCGTATTTCAGAATATGTATCACAATATCCTAGTGCAACATATCATGAAGGTGAACGTCCATGGTCCGTTAAATGTGATATAGCGCTACCATGTGCTACTCAAAATGAGTTGAACGGTGATGAGGCAAAAACCTTAGTTTCTAATGGCTGTATGTGTGTAAGTGAAGGGGCAAACATGCCTAGTACTCCAGAAGCAATTGAGCACTTTATCGATAATAAGATTTTATTTGCTCCAGGAAAAGCTTCTAATGCTGGTGGTGTAGCAACATCTGGTCTTGAAATGTCTCAAAACTCTATGCGATATAGCTGGACTGCAGAAGAGGTAGACAATAAATTACACGGTATCATGAACGATATTCACGAGGCATGTGTAGAATACGGTAAGGATAGTGATGGATTTGTAGACTATGTAAAAGGTGCAAACATTGCTGGATTTGTTAAAGTAGCAGATGCTATGCTAGCACAAGGAATTGTTTAGTATTGCTTTCGCGAAAGCGTAACCATAATTTTAAACCTCTGAATTAGATTTCAGGGGTTTTTTTATGACTCATTATTAAAGGTTATTTTTGACCTTAACGTATATTATATATCTTTAAAAGACGTTTGCTTTATATGAAGCGATTATTTCTAATATTATTAGTGTTATCCCAATGGTCATGGGCCCAAGATTTTTCTAATCAATGGGAAGCTTTTTTCTCATATTCAAATATTATTGATCTAGAGCAAAATGGTGACTTAATTTATGCCGCTAGTGATAATTCCATTTTTGTTTATGATACCTTGTTGGGGTCGTTTGAGACCATAACTACCGTTAATGGGCTAAGTGGTGAATCCATATCTCAGATTCATTATAGTGAAGCAAAGAATTTATTAATAATAGCCTTTAATAATGGTTTGATACAGGTAGTGCCAGAGACTGGTGATGTCATAAATGTGGTCGCTATAAGAGATAAGCAAACCATATCACCTGTGGAGAAAGGTGTTAACGAATTTCTTGAAAGAGGTGATTTATTATATATGGCAACTGATTTTGGTATCGCTATCTATAACTTAGAATTGCTAGAATTTGATGATACTTATTTTATAGGTGATAATGGAGCTCAACTTGCTATTAACTCTATTGATGTATCTGGCGGATTTATCTATGCCGCAACCAGTAATGGTGGTATGAGAAGAGCAAGTATATCTAATCCATTTTTACTGGATTTCATGAATTGGACTCAAATTAATAATGATAGTTGGGATGAAGTAACCACTTTTAATAACAGCGTGTATGCAGTTACTCAAGGAAGATTTGTGGGAACGCCTAATGGTTCTGGTTCTTTTAGCGGAATTGGGTTACAGTTGCCTGCAAGGTCTACAGATGCTCACGTAAATCAGGATTTTATTACATATGCCACTACAGATTTTGTTTTAGTATATGATACAAATTTTAATGAGATTTTCAGAGTAGATGATATTAATGGAGAGAGCTATAATTATACCAGTGCTATTTTATTTAATGACAATTTGTTTATAGGAACAGAGACTGCGGGAATGCTGCGAGTTAAGATCTCAAATCCTATTGACAATGAATTTATCATAGCAGATGGTCCAGCCTTTAACTCTGTTTTCTCTGTTCAAACATTGCCTAATGAACTATGGGTTACTTATGGTTCACATGATGTTTTTTATACTCCAGACAATGCTATTAGAGGTATAAGTCATCTTGTTGAAGAAGGATGGATCAATTATTCAAATACAGAAGTAAGTGGTCTACGCAGCATACCTAAGGTAACTATTAATCCAGACAACCCTAACGATCTAGTTGTTCATTCTATGAATAATGGATTGATAGATTTTATTGACGGTGTAGCCGGAACGCAATATGGTATTAATAACAGTACATTAGAGAGTATATTACCACCATCAGAGTTTTTTGTGAGAATTCCTGATGGCGCTTATGACTCTCAGGGAAATTTATGGGTAATACAGTCACAGGTAGATAATGCTTTACATAGAAGAAGTCCTTCTGGTCAATGGACCTCTTTTGATGTAGGATCAGTATATGAAGAGGTTTCTAGCAGCTCAAGTACTACTAAAATTCTGGTAACTAGAGATGATAAGATAATCTTTGGCTCTACAGATGGTGGACTTATAGGATATGATCCAGCTTTAGATCAATACTCTAGGCTTACAGAAGGTCTTCAAGAAGGTGATTTGATTAATAATTATATTAGTACGATAAGAATAGACCAGCGTGATCAATTGTGGATAGGATCTAATCTAGGATTAAGAGTTCTTACTAGTGTAAATAGTTTGTTCTCAGATGATATTCAAGATACTAGAGCTATCATTATAGAAGATGTAGATGATATCCCTAGAGAATTATTGAGAGATGAAGCTGTACTGGATATTGAAGTGGATGGAAATAATAATAAATGGGTAGCCACAGGAAGTTCTGGTGTTTTTCTTTTTAGCCCTAGCGGTAGTGAAACTATTTTTCAGTTTACAAAAAATAATTCTCCATTACCAGATAATGAAGTTAGGGACATCGCTATAGATGAGACAACTGGATTAATATACTTTGCCACTAAAAATGGATTAGTAGCCTTTAAAGGAGATAGAGCAAGTAAACCACAAGAAAATCTCGAGAATGTTTATGCTTTTCCTAATCCAGTGCGACCAGGATTTGATGGTAATGTAACTATTGATGGATTAACAAATAGAGCACGTGTGAAAATTACCGATATAGAAGGTAACTTAGTATTTGAAAAAGTTTCCCAAGGAGGAAGTATTCAATGGGATACACGTAGTTTTTCTGGGAATAAGGTCGCTAGTGGCGTATACATGTTATTTATTTCTACTGATGATAACATAGAGACCACGGTTTCTAAATTAATGATAGTTAGATAAATGCTTACTCGCACACCGGCTATAGTATTGTCTACTATTAAGTATGGCGAGGCAGATTTAATCGCTCGATTATATACTAGAGAGTTAGGAACTCAATCATACATGCTTAAAGGTGTGCGTAAATCACGCAAGGGAAAATTGCGCATATCTTATTTTCAGCCCTTAATACAATTAGATATTGTAACCCAACATAAAGGAAAAGGATCGCTAGAGTATATTAAAGAGGCTCATGTTACACCTGCCTATGATACCATTTATACGGATATTATAAAAAGTAGTGTAGTAATGTTTTTCTCTGAAATGTTAACGCAATTATTGACTGAGCAGCAACCAGACGCAAATCTATATGATTACCTCTCGAGCATATTTCAATTTTTAGATCAATCAGATGCCGTAGCAAATTTTTCTATTAAAACATTATTAGATCTTACGGCCCATATGGGCTTCCAGCCAGATGTGGAAACAATTGATTTTCCATATTTTAATTTATTAGATGGATCATTTGATAATAACGGTGTTTTACCACACCATGCCACTATAGAAGAAAGTAACTTAATTAAACTGTTTCTGGGCACGAATTTTGCAGCCATAAATGAGATTAAAATGAATCGAGAAGAGCGCAATAGCCTGTTAAATTTGGTCATTGATTATTTTCAGATACATTTGCACGTCTTTAAAAAACCTACGTCATTAACGATTTTAAAACAGCTATTCGATTCGTGAAAAAGCTACTATTGATATTTATAATATTAACTACTTTTCCTTCTATCGCACAAGTGGTTACGGTTGTAGATTCAGATACTAATGAGCCATTAGTTAATGTGGCTGTTTATAATAAATCAAAGTCTAAGTCTGCAGTGTCAGATATTGAAGGTCAGGTAGATTTAAAAACCTTTACAAATCAAGAGTATATTTATTTTCAAAGCATTTCATATGCTACTTTAAAAATTTTAAAAAG from Nonlabens arenilitoris harbors:
- a CDS encoding arsenate reductase family protein; this encodes MKNLFIYLDSCNTCQRIKSELNLPETVELQNTKEKPITLEQIEFLKDQAGSYEALFNRRAQLYRGRGLHEKELTENDYKELLLDHYTFIKRPILIYTDQAFIGNSKKVIAAAKEAIS
- a CDS encoding THC0290_0291 family protein → MIKTLRFIGFLIAVICTVQTVDAQLGISHEIGVIAGPVAFQSDYGERYDWPTNKGNVGTGIGLVHYINFAYRADCNCYTQDTYWNDHFKIRNQLAYHVTSLEHLSELADRPSLAGLQLRSMTGKAKVFEIGTHLEWFPLSIRDFQEGQPKFAPYFGIGAHYVNFRPEATSTLGPLNNPVTTYPTFIDRIDTSQGSTFALVGDIGFRYKVSELSDLLVSSAWHYYDSNYVDGLSPRNVNNRSFDFIWWFNVGYIYYL
- a CDS encoding trans-sulfuration enzyme family protein — encoded protein: MNFNTKAIHGGQENIDPAYNSVMPPIYQTTTFKQSTPHGHKGFEYSRSGNPTRDALEKSMASLENGAYGIAFGSGLAAIDAVLKLLKSGDEVISTSDLYGGSYRLFTQIFQDFGIKFHFVGMENAGNIENLINENTKLIWVETPTNPMMNIIDIEAVSKISKKHQLLLAVDNTFATPYLQRPLDLGADIVMHSATKYLGGHSDVVMGSLVVKDENLANRLYFIQNASGAVPGPQDCFLVLRGIKTLHVRMQRHCENGKAVAHALRNNELVGKVYWPGFEDHPNHDIATRQMSDYGGMVSFTTKAGTLESAVRVVENLKVFTLGESLGGVESLAGHPASMTHASIPKIDREKTGVVDSLIRLSIGIEDVDDLIEDLKQALASS
- a CDS encoding DMT family transporter yields the protein MSKRTVAIICGFLVALFYAYNFTAAKEVTPEFVGPFGLAWYRVLVTCAIFWLIATFVGPKEKVPIKELPLLALAAFCGVGFNMVTFMKGLSLTSPISASVLMVTTPIIVLVLSAIFLKERLYASRILGILIGFSGAALLIFLSNNGSSENATDPALGNFLVFINAVSYSFYIILAKKLTTRYHVFTLMKWLYLFGVLFITPFGIMEGLAFDFGTANTDTLWYIGYVVLFATFGTYMLNIIAIRTLKPSVVAVFVYLQPLLATLIAIGLDKDQITLYKLIAGGLIFTGVFITSIPKKAG
- a CDS encoding MATE family efflux transporter; this translates as MNSNQPTKSQILGTDSIPALLIRQALPASIGILVMSLNILVDTIFVGNWIGSIAIAAINVVLPVSFFIAALGMAIGIGGSSIISRALGANNYEKARKVFGNQIAITQVITILCVVFGLWFMDSLVFSFGGKGAIFEPAKIYYRIVLYGVPVLALCMMGNTVIRAEGAPTHAMIAMLIPSVGNLLLDYILINQLGMGMEGAAWATTISYGLCFAYVAWFFISGKSELVGKLKDLLPDWYILKEIGGLGFVTLSRQAMSSVLYLILNNVLFELGGEESVSVFGIIGRMMMFALFPVMGITQGFLPIAGYNYGAQKWERVREVIFTSIKFACGLGVLIFLGLFFFTREIAGIFTDNTVVIEETSFALKLVFIAVPIISIQLIGAAYYQAIGKVIPALLLTLLRMGFILIPLILILPNIYGELGVWISFPIADILSTIITAWYLWVAMKKLKNS
- a CDS encoding acyl-CoA thioesterase, yielding MYTKEFDVRWSDLDANRHMANSAYQNFMSHTRMAFLIDNDFGQREMAQYETGPVIFNENIFYFKEIHQGKPITVSCEVTGMSEDGSLFSFRHNFYDYKGRNVARGLMTGAWMNLRERKITSLHPELHEKIKNFPMAADFKVLSKLDTRAHGEFPQDR
- the gdhA gene encoding NADP-specific glutamate dehydrogenase, whose translation is MESFIDLIKSKNPNEPEFIQAVSEVAEAVIPFIENNPQYASDKLLERMAEPERVTMFRVPWTDDNGEVQVNRGYRIQMNSAIGPYKGGLRFHPSVNLSILKFLAFEQVFKNSLTTLPMGGGKGGADFNPKGKSDREVMRFCQSFMVELQRVIGADTDVPAGDIGVGGREIGYLFGYYKKLRNEFTGILTGKGRSYGGSLIRPEATGYGNVYFAENMLKTRGESISGKTTVISGSGNVAQYAAEKILQLGGKVVTMSDSGGYIHDADGIDTDKLAFIMDLKNNKRGRISEYVSQYPSATYHEGERPWSVKCDIALPCATQNELNGDEAKTLVSNGCMCVSEGANMPSTPEAIEHFIDNKILFAPGKASNAGGVATSGLEMSQNSMRYSWTAEEVDNKLHGIMNDIHEACVEYGKDSDGFVDYVKGANIAGFVKVADAMLAQGIV